In the Octadecabacter sp. SW4 genome, one interval contains:
- a CDS encoding DEAD/DEAH box helicase produces the protein MTKFSDLNLDPKVLKAIVDTGYETPTPIQAGAIPPALEGRDVLGIAQTGTGKTAAFTMPMISLLRRGRARARMPRSLVLCPTRELAAQVAENFDAYAKYTKLTKALLIGGVSFKEQDQLIDKGVDVLIATPGRLLDHFERGKLILSDVKIMVVDEADRMLDMGFIPDIERIFGLTPFTRQTFFFSATMAPEIERITNTFLSNPARIEVARAATTGENITQGVVMFRGSRKDREATEKRKLLRALIESEGANCRNGIIFCNRKVDVDVVAKSMQKHGLDAAPIHGDLDQSHRTRTLQEFRDGTLRFLVASDVAARGLDVPNVSHVFNFDVPSHAEDYVHRIGRTGRAGKLGTAMMICVPRDEKNLDDVERLVQHAIPRLDNPLGGGAPAAEDKPDEPKKRTRSRSRKSDTPKEDTPEAKPEPVAEKKAEKPAEKPAEKAADKPRQNRGRGNNRTDNTRGVGMGDDAPDFIAMSFDERRKG, from the coding sequence ATGACTAAATTCTCCGATCTCAACCTTGACCCCAAGGTTCTCAAGGCCATCGTCGACACCGGCTATGAAACGCCGACACCTATTCAGGCGGGCGCCATCCCCCCCGCCCTTGAAGGGCGCGATGTTTTGGGCATTGCCCAGACCGGCACCGGCAAGACGGCCGCCTTTACCATGCCAATGATTTCGCTGTTGCGTCGTGGCCGCGCGCGGGCCCGTATGCCGCGTTCGCTGGTGCTTTGCCCGACGCGCGAACTGGCCGCGCAGGTCGCAGAAAATTTTGACGCCTATGCCAAATACACCAAGCTGACCAAGGCGCTGCTGATCGGCGGCGTGTCATTCAAGGAACAGGATCAGTTGATCGACAAGGGCGTCGATGTGCTAATCGCCACGCCCGGTCGCCTGCTGGACCATTTCGAGCGCGGAAAACTGATCCTGTCTGACGTCAAGATCATGGTCGTGGACGAGGCCGACCGGATGCTAGATATGGGCTTTATCCCTGATATCGAACGTATTTTCGGCCTCACACCGTTCACCCGCCAGACCTTTTTCTTTAGCGCCACAATGGCGCCGGAAATCGAGCGGATCACCAATACCTTTCTGTCAAATCCGGCCCGTATCGAAGTGGCGCGTGCCGCGACGACCGGTGAAAACATCACCCAGGGCGTGGTCATGTTTCGCGGCAGCCGCAAGGACCGTGAAGCCACCGAAAAGCGCAAACTGCTGCGCGCGCTGATCGAAAGCGAAGGCGCAAACTGTCGCAACGGCATCATCTTTTGCAATCGTAAGGTCGATGTGGATGTGGTCGCCAAATCCATGCAGAAACACGGGCTGGACGCTGCGCCGATCCACGGTGATCTGGACCAGTCACACCGCACCCGCACCCTGCAGGAATTCCGCGATGGCACGCTGCGCTTTCTTGTGGCCTCGGATGTGGCCGCGCGCGGGCTTGACGTGCCAAACGTCAGCCATGTGTTCAACTTCGATGTCCCCAGCCACGCCGAAGATTACGTGCACCGGATCGGTCGCACGGGCCGCGCGGGCAAGCTTGGCACGGCCATGATGATCTGTGTGCCGCGCGACGAAAAGAACCTCGATGATGTGGAACGCCTTGTGCAACATGCGATTCCACGGCTGGATAATCCGCTGGGCGGCGGTGCGCCTGCTGCCGAGGACAAGCCCGACGAACCAAAGAAACGCACGCGGAGCCGGTCACGCAAATCCGACACGCCAAAGGAAGATACCCCCGAGGCCAAGCCGGAACCCGTGGCCGAAAAGAAGGCTGAAAAGCCTGCGGAAAAGCCCGCCGAGAAGGCCGCAGACAAGCCCCGGCAAAATCGCGGGCGCGGCAATAACCGCACGGACAACACGCGCGGTGTTGGCATGGGCGACGATGCCCCCGATTTCATCGCGATGAGCTTTGACGAGCGGCGCAAGGGTTAG
- a CDS encoding peptide chain release factor 3: MTNRPALPAEIARRRTFAIISHPDAGKTTLTEKFLLYGGAIQMAGQVRAKGEARRTRSDFMQMEKDRGISVSASAMSFDFKTFRFNLVDTPGHSDFSEDTYRTLTAVDAAVMVIDGAKGVESQTQKLFEVCRLRDLPILTFCNKMDRESRDTFDIIDEIQENLAIDVTPASWPIGVGREFIGCYDILQDKLHLMDRADRNKVAESVEINGLDDPKLAELVPAHLLEKFLEEIEMARELLPPLDPTALLNGSMTPIWFGSAMNSFGVRELMDGIAKYGPEPQPQRATPREILPEETKVSGFVFKVQANMDPKHRDRVAFVRLSSGHFLRGMKLTHVRSKKPMAISNPVLFLASDRELAEEAWAGDIIGIPNHGQLRIGDTLTEGEALRVTGIPSFAPELLQGVRAGDPMKAKHLEKALMQFAEEGAAKVFKPTFGSGFIVGVVGALQFEVLASRIELEYGLPVRFDQSQFTSARWVQGDKAAIDKFAAANKQHIATDNDGDVVYLTRLQWDIDRVARDYPDVTLTATKEMMV, encoded by the coding sequence ATGACAAATCGCCCCGCCCTTCCCGCCGAAATTGCCCGCCGCCGGACCTTTGCGATCATCTCGCACCCGGATGCCGGCAAAACGACGTTGACTGAAAAGTTCCTGCTTTATGGGGGCGCGATCCAGATGGCGGGCCAGGTGCGCGCCAAGGGCGAGGCACGGCGCACCCGGTCCGACTTCATGCAAATGGAAAAGGACCGCGGGATTTCCGTGTCGGCTTCGGCAATGTCGTTTGATTTCAAGACCTTCCGGTTCAATCTGGTGGATACTCCCGGGCACTCGGACTTTTCCGAGGACACCTATCGTACACTCACGGCCGTCGATGCGGCCGTCATGGTGATTGACGGCGCCAAGGGCGTAGAAAGCCAGACCCAAAAGCTGTTCGAGGTCTGCCGATTGCGCGATCTGCCGATCCTGACCTTTTGCAACAAGATGGACCGTGAAAGCCGAGATACGTTTGATATCATTGACGAAATTCAGGAAAATCTGGCGATTGACGTAACCCCAGCATCCTGGCCCATCGGTGTCGGGCGCGAATTTATCGGCTGTTACGACATCTTGCAGGACAAGCTGCACCTGATGGACCGGGCTGATCGCAACAAGGTGGCGGAATCGGTCGAAATCAACGGGCTGGACGATCCGAAACTGGCCGAGTTGGTGCCGGCGCATCTGCTGGAAAAGTTCCTTGAAGAGATCGAGATGGCACGCGAATTGCTGCCGCCCCTTGACCCTACAGCGCTGCTGAACGGATCAATGACGCCGATCTGGTTCGGCTCGGCGATGAATTCCTTTGGCGTGCGGGAACTGATGGACGGGATCGCCAAATATGGTCCCGAACCGCAGCCCCAACGCGCCACCCCGCGCGAGATTTTGCCAGAAGAAACAAAGGTTTCGGGCTTTGTCTTCAAGGTGCAGGCCAATATGGACCCAAAACACCGCGACCGTGTGGCGTTTGTGCGGCTGTCCTCGGGTCACTTTCTGCGGGGCATGAAACTGACCCATGTGCGCTCCAAGAAACCGATGGCGATTTCCAATCCGGTGCTGTTTCTGGCCAGTGACCGCGAACTGGCCGAAGAAGCATGGGCCGGCGACATTATCGGCATCCCCAACCACGGCCAGTTGCGCATCGGCGATACATTGACCGAGGGCGAGGCGCTGCGCGTCACCGGCATCCCGTCCTTCGCGCCCGAATTGCTGCAAGGCGTGCGCGCGGGCGACCCGATGAAGGCCAAACACCTTGAAAAAGCGCTGATGCAATTTGCCGAAGAAGGGGCCGCCAAGGTCTTTAAGCCCACCTTCGGGTCGGGGTTCATCGTCGGCGTGGTTGGCGCGCTGCAATTCGAGGTGCTGGCCAGCCGGATCGAGCTGGAATACGGCCTGCCCGTCCGGTTTGATCAGTCGCAATTCACCTCGGCCCGCTGGGTGCAGGGCGACAAAGCGGCTATCGACAAATTCGCCGCCGCCAACAAACAACACATCGCCACCGACAATGACGGTGACGTGGTCTACCTGACCCGCCTGCAATGGGACATCGACCGCGTCGCACGCGACTACCCCGATGTGACGCTGACGGCGACGAAGGAAATGATGGTGTGA